A stretch of the Geovibrio thiophilus genome encodes the following:
- a CDS encoding NADH:ubiquinone reductase (Na(+)-transporting) subunit B, translating to MKGLRNFLEKHEHHFKKGGKLERWYPVFEMTDSFLYTSPDVTKGYTHIRDGLDLKRIMTTVVLALIPCVLMAFYNTGLQANYAFEAGTLAEGWRLAVMSISGGADSSSVGSCFLHGALYFLPVYILTLAVGGFWELLFAVVRKHEIGEAFLVTSLLFPLILPPTIPLWQAGVAISIGLVMGKEVFGGTGRNFVNPALMSRAVLFFSYPAAMTGDRIWIPADTMTYATPLGSMAHGSDSGITWINAFLGFMPGSMGETSALACLFGAAVLIVTGIGSWRIMLSSVAGLVSLVLLFNGIGSETNPMMNLSPEWHLVLGGYAFATVFMSTDPVSASMTRTGMYIYGFLIGAMTALIRVVNPAFPEGAMLAVLFGNVFAPVIDQYVIKANIRRRGRRYAGC from the coding sequence ATGAAAGGGCTGCGTAATTTTCTCGAAAAACATGAGCATCACTTCAAAAAGGGCGGAAAGCTGGAAAGATGGTATCCCGTATTTGAGATGACCGATTCTTTTCTTTATACTTCCCCTGATGTGACAAAAGGATACACTCACATTAGAGACGGACTGGATCTTAAGAGGATAATGACAACTGTCGTTCTTGCTCTTATCCCCTGCGTTCTTATGGCTTTTTACAATACCGGACTTCAGGCGAATTATGCTTTTGAGGCGGGAACTCTTGCCGAGGGCTGGCGGCTTGCCGTTATGAGCATTTCCGGCGGAGCGGACAGCTCATCCGTCGGCTCATGTTTTCTGCACGGGGCACTGTATTTTCTGCCTGTATATATTCTGACTCTTGCCGTGGGCGGCTTCTGGGAGCTGCTTTTTGCAGTTGTCAGAAAGCATGAGATAGGCGAGGCGTTCCTTGTGACCTCTCTTCTCTTTCCGCTGATCCTTCCGCCGACTATTCCTCTCTGGCAGGCGGGAGTGGCTATCTCCATCGGTCTTGTTATGGGCAAGGAGGTTTTCGGCGGAACAGGGCGCAACTTTGTCAACCCTGCTCTGATGTCAAGGGCGGTACTTTTCTTCTCATATCCTGCCGCCATGACAGGGGATCGGATATGGATTCCCGCCGATACAATGACATACGCCACCCCTCTGGGCTCCATGGCTCACGGAAGTGATTCGGGGATCACATGGATCAACGCTTTTCTGGGCTTTATGCCCGGCTCAATGGGTGAGACATCCGCTCTTGCGTGTCTTTTCGGTGCCGCGGTTCTGATAGTGACAGGCATAGGCTCATGGAGGATAATGCTTTCAAGTGTTGCCGGACTGGTTTCTCTTGTCCTGCTTTTTAACGGGATCGGGAGCGAAACCAACCCGATGATGAACCTCAGCCCCGAATGGCATCTTGTCCTCGGCGGATACGCCTTCGCCACTGTCTTTATGTCGACAGATCCTGTGTCAGCTTCCATGACGAGAACAGGCATGTATATCTACGGATTTTTAATAGGCGCAATGACGGCGCTGATAAGGGTGGTGAATCCTGCTTTCCCTGAGGGGGCGATGCTCGCCGTCCTCTTCGGAAACGTATTCGCGCCTGTGATAGATCAGTATGTGATAAAGGCGAATATAAGAAGGAGGGGGCGCAGATATGCCGGATGTTAA
- a CDS encoding Na(+)-translocating NADH-quinone reductase subunit A, protein MKKVVLKKGIDLPLGGAPEQKVYESGTVSRYAVTGDDYIGLKPTMNVQEGDSVKSGDLLFTDKKNAGVKFVSPFSGKVLAVNRGEKRRFLSLEIEIDGTEGGSLKVFNTAELKIIGEETIRNVLNDAGLWTSFISRPFGRTPAIDAKADYIYVTAADTRPLCADVKTAMAGMESFFAAGVSLLEKLAGKKLYICVSSEDAVPAVQGGKIEYVCFKGPHPAGLAGTHIHFLSPAHAGNRTWEINWQDTAAIGELFLTGKIPVQAVVSLCGTGAVKPRLIRTIRGAWFGDLLKNEINAEDVRIISGSALHGRKTAPPTDYLHRYINQVTLIPEGRERKLLGWAGLGTDMHSVKRSFLTAFGIGKPAFNTNLNGGKRPIIPVGSYEDVMPMDILPTYLLRAVSVGDFETAEKLGCLELLEEDLSLCTYACPGKQDYAPMLRQVLDTLEKEG, encoded by the coding sequence ATGAAAAAAGTGGTTCTTAAGAAGGGAATTGACCTCCCTTTAGGCGGAGCTCCCGAACAGAAAGTTTATGAATCGGGAACTGTGAGCAGATATGCCGTCACTGGGGACGACTATATCGGACTGAAACCCACGATGAATGTTCAGGAAGGGGATTCTGTGAAGTCCGGTGATCTGCTTTTCACCGATAAAAAAAATGCGGGCGTGAAGTTTGTTTCCCCCTTTTCCGGCAAAGTTCTGGCTGTCAACAGGGGCGAGAAGCGAAGGTTTCTTTCCCTTGAAATCGAAATAGACGGCACAGAGGGCGGCAGCCTGAAGGTCTTTAACACTGCGGAGCTGAAAATCATCGGTGAAGAAACGATCCGCAATGTGCTGAACGATGCCGGACTCTGGACATCCTTCATCAGCCGTCCGTTCGGCAGAACCCCGGCTATCGACGCAAAAGCGGATTATATTTATGTAACAGCCGCCGATACCAGACCCCTCTGCGCTGATGTAAAGACCGCCATGGCGGGCATGGAAAGCTTTTTTGCTGCCGGTGTGAGCCTCCTTGAAAAACTGGCGGGCAAAAAACTATACATATGTGTTAGTTCGGAAGACGCGGTTCCCGCGGTTCAGGGGGGCAAAATAGAGTACGTGTGCTTTAAAGGACCCCACCCTGCGGGGCTGGCAGGGACTCACATACATTTTCTTTCTCCCGCTCACGCCGGCAACCGCACATGGGAAATAAACTGGCAGGACACTGCGGCAATAGGCGAGCTTTTCCTGACAGGGAAAATTCCCGTGCAGGCTGTCGTGTCCCTTTGCGGAACCGGAGCGGTTAAACCGAGACTCATCAGAACCATACGGGGCGCATGGTTCGGTGATCTCCTTAAAAACGAGATCAATGCGGAGGATGTGCGTATCATAAGCGGAAGCGCTCTCCATGGAAGGAAAACCGCACCCCCGACAGACTATCTGCACAGATACATAAATCAGGTTACTCTTATCCCCGAAGGTCGGGAAAGAAAGCTTCTGGGCTGGGCAGGTTTGGGAACGGACATGCACTCGGTTAAGCGTTCTTTTCTCACCGCCTTCGGCATAGGGAAGCCTGCTTTCAATACAAATCTTAACGGCGGCAAACGTCCCATAATTCCTGTTGGAAGCTATGAGGATGTTATGCCTATGGACATTCTGCCCACCTATCTCCTGCGGGCTGTTTCCGTGGGTGATTTTGAAACGGCGGAGAAGCTCGGCTGTCTGGAGCTTTTGGAGGAGGATTTATCTCTTTGTACTTACGCCTGCCCGGGCAAGCAGGACTATGCGCCTATGCTCAGGCAGGTGCTTGATACTTTGGAGAAGGAAGGCTGA
- a CDS encoding EAL domain-containing protein: MTVRMRAMLLVIILMLSLSAIFLFAGNYFNEKYLDYSFRRFDSQLARSFGLSVSETERKYFNAAHALLQRDKVLSAFLAGDREKLFLELVPLYREMTREDPFFHVMHFIDKNGVTVLRMHRPDFHGDNLTDVRPLVRLMNRTRERLSGFEPGRHGIYYRVMIPIFSGGEYEGMLDLGLNADFVIEAVSKHFQFKSALFLNKSYAGVINNREEMIGAGNYYITGTDDPVFLTLGTDFTPGREMLLKKIDGAYYSFHTAYELREYDDAPFAYLVVVQNIDAEVQDYRNARFYLVLVVFAFLILAAAILHYSFRVMLREIEEGKKTLSAQQRTDTLTGLPNRNALLSDLEWASGSVMILINIDRFKEVNEVFGIGAGDQVLKEYSVCLREYISSFESINPEITGEHTLYRLGRDEFVILLNTKTELAEKIADYISNRTDSEIIDYQGIEISISVSIGISGNREKPLQSSDIALKISRERKRAYMHFDESMELSQHQSNNFFWLNKVKQAIKEDRIVPYFQGIMDNRTGEIRKYECLIRMLEADGSVVSPGMFLPIIKKTKLYPQLTKIMLRKSVEHFNGGGKEFSINISTEDILNKDIVHYIQNLLKETCTARNVIFEILETDNIGNYEEIREFISEVKSLGCKVAIDDFGTGYSNFTHLMNLDFDYLKIDGSLIQNIHRDEYTNRLVKSIAGFAGGMKIETVAEFVSSQEIFDAVNELGIDYSQGFFIAKPRPDTKPDDFT, from the coding sequence ATGACTGTCCGCATGAGAGCCATGCTTCTTGTTATCATATTAATGCTCTCTCTTTCTGCTATTTTTCTTTTTGCGGGCAATTATTTTAATGAAAAATACCTTGATTACTCCTTCCGCAGGTTCGATTCGCAGCTTGCCCGTTCATTCGGGCTTTCCGTATCGGAAACTGAACGCAAATATTTCAATGCCGCCCACGCCCTGCTCCAGCGGGACAAGGTTCTCAGCGCATTTCTCGCCGGAGACAGGGAAAAGCTTTTTCTGGAGCTTGTTCCGCTCTACAGGGAGATGACACGGGAGGATCCCTTTTTCCACGTTATGCACTTCATCGACAAAAACGGAGTGACAGTTCTGCGTATGCACAGACCGGATTTTCACGGCGATAATCTCACTGATGTTCGCCCGCTTGTCAGGCTGATGAACAGAACCAGAGAAAGGCTCTCCGGCTTTGAACCGGGCAGGCACGGCATTTACTACAGAGTGATGATTCCTATCTTTTCAGGCGGAGAGTACGAGGGAATGCTCGATCTGGGGCTTAACGCTGATTTTGTTATTGAGGCGGTATCGAAGCACTTCCAGTTTAAGAGTGCGCTGTTTCTGAATAAATCTTACGCGGGAGTCATAAACAACAGAGAGGAAATGATCGGCGCAGGAAACTATTATATCACAGGAACCGATGACCCCGTATTTCTGACTCTCGGCACGGATTTTACTCCGGGCAGGGAGATGCTCCTCAAGAAAATCGACGGCGCTTACTACAGCTTTCACACCGCTTACGAACTGAGGGAGTATGATGATGCGCCCTTTGCCTACCTTGTAGTGGTACAGAATATCGATGCGGAGGTTCAGGATTACCGTAACGCCAGATTTTACCTTGTGTTGGTGGTGTTTGCTTTTCTCATTCTCGCTGCGGCTATTCTCCACTACAGCTTCCGTGTTATGCTCAGGGAGATTGAGGAGGGGAAGAAAACTCTCTCCGCTCAGCAAAGAACGGACACACTCACCGGACTTCCCAACAGAAACGCGCTTCTGAGCGATCTGGAATGGGCTTCGGGCTCTGTTATGATTCTGATTAATATTGACCGCTTCAAGGAGGTCAATGAGGTTTTCGGAATCGGGGCTGGAGATCAGGTTCTTAAGGAGTATTCGGTGTGTCTGCGGGAATATATTTCATCCTTTGAGTCAATTAACCCCGAAATAACCGGAGAACATACTCTTTACAGGCTTGGGAGGGATGAATTCGTCATCCTTCTTAATACAAAAACCGAGCTGGCTGAGAAGATAGCCGACTACATATCAAACAGAACAGATTCCGAAATTATAGATTATCAGGGGATCGAAATCTCCATATCCGTGAGCATAGGCATTTCAGGGAACAGGGAAAAGCCTCTCCAATCCTCGGATATTGCGCTCAAAATCTCCCGGGAGCGCAAAAGGGCATACATGCACTTTGACGAGAGCATGGAGCTGAGCCAGCATCAGTCCAACAACTTTTTCTGGCTGAATAAGGTTAAGCAGGCTATTAAGGAAGACCGCATAGTGCCTTATTTTCAGGGCATCATGGACAACCGCACGGGTGAGATCCGCAAATACGAATGTCTCATCAGGATGCTGGAGGCGGACGGAAGCGTGGTTTCCCCCGGGATGTTTCTGCCAATTATCAAGAAAACCAAGCTTTACCCGCAGCTTACCAAAATTATGCTCCGCAAGTCGGTGGAGCATTTTAACGGCGGCGGGAAAGAATTTTCCATAAATATTTCAACTGAGGATATACTCAATAAGGATATAGTGCATTATATACAAAATCTCCTGAAGGAAACCTGCACTGCCCGAAACGTGATATTTGAAATTCTCGAAACGGACAACATCGGTAACTATGAGGAGATAAGGGAGTTTATCAGCGAAGTGAAAAGTCTTGGCTGCAAGGTTGCCATAGACGATTTCGGCACAGGGTATTCCAACTTCACTCATCTGATGAACCTTGACTTTGACTATCTGAAGATTGACGGAAGCCTTATCCAGAACATCCACCGTGACGAATACACAAACCGTCTGGTGAAAAGTATAGCGGGCTTCGCCGGCGGAATGAAAATAGAAACGGTTGCTGAGTTTGTGAGCAGTCAGGAGATTTTTGACGCTGTCAATGAACTCGGAATCGACTATTCGCAGGGGTTTTTTATTGCCAAGCCGAGACCTGACACCAAGCCTGACGACTTTACTTGA
- a CDS encoding response regulator, which yields MKILIADDSKIARKGVLKSLTAAFSGEFDYREASNGFEAVESFAAYRPDLVFMDLTMPEKNGIEALEEIKAMNPAAKVVIITADIQKKTTEIVSELGATGILNKPVTAEKISQIITKLV from the coding sequence ATGAAAATCTTGATAGCCGATGATTCTAAAATAGCAAGGAAGGGGGTGCTCAAATCTCTTACCGCGGCTTTTTCAGGAGAGTTTGACTACCGCGAGGCTTCAAACGGCTTTGAAGCGGTTGAATCCTTTGCCGCATACAGACCGGATCTCGTGTTTATGGATCTCACCATGCCGGAAAAAAACGGAATAGAAGCACTGGAAGAAATAAAAGCAATGAATCCGGCGGCAAAGGTTGTTATAATTACCGCAGATATACAGAAAAAAACAACCGAGATTGTCTCCGAGCTCGGAGCAACAGGGATACTCAATAAACCTGTCACTGCCGAGAAAATCTCGCAGATTATAACAAAACTCGTTTAA
- a CDS encoding chemotaxis protein CheX, with the protein MMNVLNDDRKDALTEIMNISYGMATAIISDSIEAHANLHVPKIHIVGTEGLENYVNSKTSKKNNYFVSVQVFINKLDGESIFIIDDKSALQVAGIFMSDADETIENEDDIVSSIHELSNILTSACVGKIAELLELEVFFHPPAVDKQSGEKIAEYKNFENFSKIIVVETVLDFRQEKIHGLLIFLLKESSFEHLLIALDKYIEQYEI; encoded by the coding sequence ATGATGAATGTTCTGAATGACGACAGGAAAGATGCGCTCACGGAAATCATGAATATTTCTTACGGCATGGCTACTGCCATAATATCCGATTCCATCGAAGCTCACGCGAATCTGCATGTTCCGAAGATTCATATAGTGGGCACCGAAGGACTTGAGAACTACGTCAACAGCAAAACATCCAAAAAGAATAACTATTTCGTTTCCGTACAAGTGTTTATCAACAAACTGGACGGAGAAAGCATCTTCATCATAGACGATAAGTCCGCTCTGCAAGTCGCCGGCATTTTTATGAGCGATGCGGACGAAACCATCGAGAATGAGGACGACATAGTGAGCTCCATCCACGAGCTTTCAAACATCCTCACCTCCGCCTGCGTGGGCAAGATCGCTGAACTTCTTGAACTTGAAGTGTTTTTTCATCCTCCCGCCGTTGACAAGCAGAGCGGGGAAAAAATCGCCGAATACAAAAACTTTGAAAATTTCAGCAAAATTATTGTCGTGGAAACTGTTCTGGATTTCAGACAGGAAAAAATCCACGGGCTTCTCATCTTTCTTCTCAAGGAGAGTTCTTTTGAGCATCTGCTCATAGCTTTGGATAAATATATTGAACAGTATGAAATTTGA
- a CDS encoding PAS domain S-box protein has translation MKFETDPAYFLDSIYNGACILDDELTVLFWNKWLEAHTSLFREQVTGKKITDLFPEINVKQLKRKIRSMKALRSHTYYDAGTDGWLFKIKSAKFTNSLFEYMKQNVVISPFDKDLNYALVMIYDQTRLFETQKKLEESESFQRAVFGRSASGIVILNTDKSILTTNESFRKMAGSDEDELKGMDFERFLSPDHTELCRECFGKLYSGQADSVTEDVKIQMPGGRKFWSRIAVSVIFDQEGKPEYIVCVMDDITERRNFLDELEKKSEYVQKILDFQSNIIIVTDGEFLLNCNKSFLDFFQAKSLDEFKSKKKELSDYFMKEQGLITGEDEQGWLEEVFQNFRMGVDSKLKMRDPFGAVRTFQVTFRVLPMTAGEYIVSLSDITDLENYHKILRDANRILEIIVNERTEELRKTNRMLESSRQQLEQAQQIARIGSWEWSGADRKLSCSDELYRIFGVDKTEVILSDKHFFEMVAQEDVQLLRTMVSEDTIARGSFDEYIHINRIDGERRILRVQSRIRTDAAGYINILGTAHDITEIKRTETALRQNEQLLSFIFDFASFGICLVDQEGSFIRFNRKFSQLLSIPEAALKQQNFFGLFPEADREKAHHTTEWKHELENGKTLDLLVTAGAVKMLEEEDKLHFIYSIADITEKNRIEKIHREQEQMLIQQSKLAALGEMIGAIAHQWKQPLNSASLYVQLIEDDYDFNELTKEKLSEYVIEIMNQLNFMAHTVEDFRTFFTPSKSLGEFSVRRALDDVVALMKSSLEKHKIKVSVVTEGNEPDSIVLFGYASEFKQVMVNLLSNARDAIDAKRLSMPPLERKTVGNIDVIITETDTEVIVETKDDGGGIPEDALKRIFESYFTTKGDEGTGIGLYMSRMIIENRMKGTIAASNSGKGAVFTMRFPREFL, from the coding sequence ATGAAATTTGAGACTGATCCGGCTTATTTTCTTGACTCCATCTACAACGGCGCCTGCATTCTGGACGATGAACTGACGGTTCTTTTCTGGAACAAGTGGCTTGAGGCGCATACTTCCCTGTTCAGAGAACAGGTTACAGGCAAAAAAATAACAGATCTTTTCCCTGAAATAAACGTAAAACAGCTCAAAAGAAAGATACGCTCCATGAAGGCACTGCGTTCACATACATACTACGACGCCGGCACGGACGGCTGGCTTTTCAAAATCAAATCAGCGAAATTCACCAATTCCTTATTTGAATACATGAAGCAAAACGTGGTCATATCCCCCTTTGACAAGGATCTGAATTACGCTCTCGTGATGATCTACGACCAGACACGCCTTTTTGAGACTCAGAAAAAACTTGAGGAAAGCGAGTCTTTCCAGCGTGCCGTATTCGGCAGGAGCGCCAGCGGCATAGTTATTCTCAACACTGACAAATCCATACTAACCACGAACGAATCATTCCGGAAAATGGCGGGAAGTGACGAGGATGAGCTCAAGGGCATGGACTTTGAACGGTTTCTGAGCCCTGACCACACTGAGCTCTGCCGTGAATGCTTCGGAAAGCTCTATTCCGGTCAGGCGGACTCGGTGACAGAGGATGTGAAGATACAGATGCCGGGCGGCAGAAAGTTCTGGAGCAGGATTGCGGTTTCCGTAATCTTCGATCAGGAGGGAAAGCCCGAATACATCGTATGCGTTATGGACGATATAACCGAGCGCAGAAACTTCCTTGATGAGCTTGAGAAAAAAAGCGAATACGTGCAAAAAATTCTGGATTTCCAGTCAAACATAATAATAGTCACCGACGGCGAATTTCTCCTCAACTGCAACAAAAGCTTTCTGGACTTCTTTCAGGCAAAATCTCTGGATGAATTTAAGAGCAAAAAGAAGGAGCTTTCTGATTACTTCATGAAGGAACAGGGGCTTATAACCGGAGAGGATGAGCAGGGCTGGCTTGAGGAGGTTTTTCAGAACTTCCGCATGGGTGTGGACAGCAAGTTGAAAATGCGTGACCCGTTCGGCGCCGTGCGCACATTTCAGGTAACGTTCCGTGTTCTCCCCATGACTGCCGGAGAATACATAGTCTCCCTCTCTGACATAACCGACCTTGAGAATTACCACAAAATACTCAGGGACGCCAACCGCATACTGGAAATAATAGTCAACGAGCGCACCGAGGAGCTGAGAAAAACCAACCGCATGCTTGAAAGCAGCCGTCAGCAGCTTGAGCAGGCGCAGCAGATCGCACGTATCGGAAGCTGGGAATGGTCAGGAGCGGACAGAAAGCTGAGCTGCTCCGACGAGCTTTACAGGATATTTGGCGTTGACAAAACAGAGGTTATCCTTTCCGACAAACACTTCTTTGAAATGGTCGCTCAGGAAGATGTTCAACTGCTTCGGACTATGGTTTCCGAAGACACGATAGCACGGGGCAGCTTCGATGAATACATCCACATCAACAGGATAGACGGAGAACGACGGATCCTCAGAGTGCAGAGCCGTATAAGAACGGACGCTGCCGGCTATATAAATATACTCGGAACAGCACACGACATAACAGAGATCAAGCGCACGGAAACAGCGCTCCGCCAGAACGAGCAGCTTCTTTCATTCATATTCGACTTCGCCAGCTTCGGTATATGCCTTGTGGATCAGGAAGGCAGCTTCATCCGCTTCAACAGGAAGTTCAGTCAGCTGCTCTCCATTCCTGAAGCTGCGCTCAAGCAGCAGAACTTCTTCGGACTTTTCCCCGAAGCCGACAGAGAAAAAGCGCACCATACCACAGAGTGGAAGCACGAACTGGAAAACGGAAAAACCCTCGATTTACTTGTTACGGCTGGTGCGGTCAAGATGCTTGAGGAGGAGGACAAACTCCACTTCATATACTCAATAGCCGATATTACCGAGAAAAACAGGATAGAAAAGATACACCGTGAACAGGAGCAGATGCTTATACAGCAGTCCAAGCTGGCAGCTTTGGGAGAGATGATAGGAGCCATAGCCCACCAGTGGAAGCAGCCCCTGAACTCCGCCAGCCTGTATGTTCAGCTTATTGAGGACGACTACGACTTCAATGAGCTCACGAAGGAAAAACTCAGCGAATACGTAATAGAAATCATGAACCAGCTTAATTTCATGGCGCACACGGTTGAGGATTTCCGCACCTTCTTCACACCGTCAAAATCACTGGGTGAATTCTCCGTCAGGAGAGCGCTTGATGATGTTGTAGCGCTCATGAAGTCATCCCTTGAAAAGCACAAAATTAAAGTAAGTGTGGTTACCGAAGGCAATGAACCGGACAGCATTGTCCTTTTCGGATATGCCAGCGAGTTTAAGCAGGTTATGGTGAACCTGCTCAGCAACGCCCGGGATGCCATAGACGCTAAAAGGCTCTCCATGCCGCCCTTGGAAAGGAAAACAGTGGGAAATATAGATGTGATAATTACCGAAACCGACACCGAAGTAATAGTCGAAACCAAGGACGACGGCGGCGGCATACCGGAGGACGCTCTTAAGCGGATCTTTGAATCCTACTTCACCACCAAGGGTGACGAAGGCACGGGAATTGGTCTCTACATGTCCCGCATGATAATAGAAAACCGCATGAAGGGAACAATCGCGGCCTCAAACAGCGGAAAAGGCGCGGTGTTCACCATGCGCTTCCCGAGAGAATTTCTTTAA
- a CDS encoding DUF269 domain-containing protein: MAGMSLSQRTGWEVSDFTDTLVKKMRAFDTYGSWKKLEDTQVLSRYVKSREEKKKIDTSGVVDIQTVWQIRMFYEAVAMLVEQNIGKMCYAALDLGYEGFGRAFVIHEDFILCCDTLRNAHKFSFSSVEELAGAGETKTQKACEKAAELGLV; this comes from the coding sequence ATGGCGGGCATGTCTCTTTCACAGAGAACCGGCTGGGAGGTCTCAGACTTTACCGATACCCTTGTCAAAAAGATGAGGGCGTTCGACACATACGGCTCATGGAAAAAGCTTGAGGATACTCAGGTTCTGAGCCGTTATGTGAAAAGCAGGGAAGAAAAAAAGAAGATAGACACCTCCGGCGTTGTGGACATACAGACGGTCTGGCAGATAAGGATGTTTTACGAGGCTGTGGCGATGCTTGTTGAGCAGAACATAGGGAAGATGTGCTATGCCGCTTTGGATCTGGGCTATGAGGGATTCGGAAGGGCGTTCGTGATACACGAGGACTTCATTCTCTGCTGCGATACCCTCCGCAATGCCCACAAATTCAGTTTCAGTTCTGTTGAGGAGCTCGCAGGAGCAGGTGAGACAAAAACCCAGAAAGCCTGCGAAAAGGCGGCTGAACTGGGGCTTGTTTAA
- the nifX gene encoding nitrogen fixation protein NifX encodes MKVAFCTNSMKEVDEHFGRATSVAVYDVNTDGSEFAELRTFIPIDADENHKIDINTKVEALNDCSILYLTEIGGPAAAVVVRNKIHPVKVDDKASIDELLDTLVKKLNDSPPPWLRKAIQVK; translated from the coding sequence ATGAAGGTTGCGTTCTGTACGAACAGTATGAAAGAGGTGGATGAGCATTTCGGCAGAGCTACCTCAGTGGCGGTTTATGATGTAAACACGGACGGATCGGAGTTCGCCGAGCTGCGCACATTTATCCCCATAGATGCTGATGAAAATCATAAAATTGACATTAATACAAAGGTTGAAGCCCTCAACGACTGTTCGATCCTTTACCTCACCGAGATAGGCGGACCCGCTGCTGCCGTTGTTGTGCGCAATAAGATTCACCCCGTAAAGGTGGATGACAAGGCGTCCATAGACGAGCTTCTGGATACTCTTGTGAAAAAGCTTAACGATTCTCCGCCGCCATGGCTGAGAAAGGCGATACAGGTAAAATAA
- the nifN gene encoding nitrogenase iron-molybdenum cofactor biosynthesis protein NifN — protein MEAISKVGQTNPLKKSQVLGGSLAALGIKGAMPLHHGSQGCTAFTKTFLTQHFREIVPMQTTALTDIATIMGEDWNLLEGMKNVIEKHKPELLVLLSTGISDTRGDDFERSIKDFRKKYPEYAGSKIVYCTTPDFVDDAHLGYTNTLKAIFKQLAPAEMETEKGRVNIIPAFAMTAGDIDEIRDIVESFGLRPVFLPDISESMSGCADFFYSTAPGGCTVEDIETAGAAELNIAVGRTMGEITELLKELTDVPFVVFDSLIGITETDRFIELLMELSGRKDIPAKIKKQRRTAIDVMLDGHFNFGGKKAAVAIEPDLLLGVSKFLHNELGITVQIGITTFGSPFLMDIPAEEVIKGDLEDAALKGGGVSLIISNTNAHLASEMIHAPLLRMGIPVKDRIGQFIKVYTCYRGTAYFASEIGSILLEHDEHDSWEKQTEHYRRSI, from the coding sequence ATGGAAGCAATATCAAAAGTTGGGCAAACCAACCCGCTTAAAAAAAGTCAGGTACTGGGCGGAAGCTTAGCCGCCCTTGGCATAAAAGGGGCTATGCCTCTCCATCACGGGTCGCAGGGGTGCACGGCGTTCACTAAGACGTTCCTCACTCAGCACTTCCGTGAGATTGTTCCTATGCAGACCACAGCCCTCACCGACATTGCAACGATTATGGGCGAGGACTGGAACCTGCTTGAGGGGATGAAAAACGTAATAGAGAAGCATAAACCGGAACTTCTTGTTCTTCTCTCCACAGGGATTTCCGATACCAGAGGGGACGACTTTGAGCGGAGCATAAAGGATTTCAGGAAGAAATATCCCGAGTACGCCGGATCAAAAATAGTTTACTGCACAACGCCGGACTTTGTGGATGACGCTCACCTCGGCTACACCAACACCCTGAAAGCAATATTTAAGCAGCTGGCGCCCGCTGAAATGGAAACCGAAAAGGGGCGTGTGAACATTATCCCCGCATTTGCCATGACAGCAGGCGATATAGACGAGATAAGGGATATAGTGGAATCTTTCGGGCTTCGTCCTGTATTTCTGCCTGATATTTCCGAAAGCATGTCCGGCTGCGCAGACTTCTTCTACAGCACAGCCCCCGGCGGATGCACGGTTGAAGACATTGAAACAGCAGGAGCCGCTGAGCTTAATATAGCAGTCGGCAGAACAATGGGTGAGATAACGGAACTACTGAAAGAACTTACGGATGTCCCTTTCGTTGTGTTTGATTCCCTCATAGGAATCACCGAAACGGACAGATTTATAGAGCTGCTTATGGAGCTTTCCGGAAGGAAGGATATTCCCGCAAAAATCAAAAAGCAGCGCAGAACAGCAATAGACGTAATGCTTGACGGACACTTCAATTTCGGCGGGAAGAAAGCTGCCGTCGCCATTGAGCCGGATCTCCTGCTCGGCGTATCCAAGTTTCTTCATAACGAGCTGGGCATTACCGTACAAATAGGAATCACCACCTTCGGTTCCCCCTTTCTCATGGATATTCCTGCGGAAGAGGTTATCAAAGGCGATCTGGAAGATGCAGCCCTAAAGGGGGGAGGAGTCTCTCTTATTATTTCAAACACCAATGCTCACTTAGCCTCGGAGATGATACACGCTCCATTATTGAGGATGGGCATTCCGGTGAAGGACAGGATAGGGCAGTTTATAAAGGTTTACACCTGCTACAGAGGCACGGCTTATTTCGCCTCTGAGATAGGAAGCATTCTCCTTGAGCATGACGAGCACGACTCATGGGAGAAACAGACGGAGCACTACAGGAGGAGTATATGA